A genome region from Cerasicoccus sp. TK19100 includes the following:
- the hrpB gene encoding ATP-dependent helicase HrpB produces the protein MSQDRFSLPIHQISSALQSALQCKVPRAILQAPTGSGKSTQAPQIILDAGLVPEGQQIVVLQPRRLAARLLAKRIAHERGGRLGDEVGYHIRFDRQFGADTRIKLVTEGILLRQMLTDPQLSNVGAVVFDEFHERHLYSDLGIAMVRQLQETTRPDLKIIVMSATLDTESLSDYLAPAEVLTVETRTFPLTIEYSAGAQKVAGAPVWDQAAHHFDRLAREHDGDCLIFMPGAYEIKRTVESIQCTKTGRESLVFPLYGELRPEEQDAAVAQYDKRKVVVATNVAETSITIDGVRLVIDSGLVRVARYDPHRGVNTLLIEKTSRASADQRAGRAGRTAPGHALRLWSEKEHEHRDERELAEIKRIDLSETLLSLGKAGVTDFRAFPWFEKPEPASLDRGIELLMDLGALRRKVDLPRKVKGEHYELTEIGRKLADFPLHPRWARLLLAAHEEGCVWHAALLAAFAQGRDLLLPLNDRRKREEREAVLGDSPSDFFQWLSAWGMARKQNFNHGFCRQWGIHANASRDADRAAEQFRRIAEAQGLNAGPGPLDEDALRRCLLLAFSDHLAKRDGRGTLRCSIVHGRRGELKRDSAARDAELFVAAEIDEIEMRGDVNTILSLATEIEEAWLEEFFPDDFAVQSEVVYDKDMRRVVLREERKFRDLVLSSTDRGEPTSDQAAALLADEIMAGKLELKKWTGQRDEWIKRVNFAAQSFPELEIEVIDDEARKMILEQFCYGCVSYKEIRDKDPWPFLKDWLTGEQLAALDYLAPESFTLPNRRKPGSIRYEPDAPGGPRAVISSKLQDFYDVDAKDLMIGNGRIPLVVEMLAPNGRPCQITEDLANFWKTSYEGVKKELKGRYPKHEWR, from the coding sequence ATGAGCCAGGATCGATTCAGTTTGCCGATACATCAGATTAGCTCTGCGTTGCAAAGTGCTTTGCAGTGCAAAGTTCCCCGCGCGATCTTGCAGGCCCCGACCGGCTCGGGTAAGTCGACGCAGGCACCGCAGATCATCCTTGATGCTGGGCTCGTGCCCGAGGGGCAACAAATCGTGGTGCTGCAACCACGCCGCTTGGCGGCGCGGCTCTTGGCTAAGCGAATTGCCCACGAGCGTGGCGGACGGTTGGGCGACGAGGTGGGCTACCACATCCGCTTCGACCGGCAGTTCGGCGCTGACACCCGCATCAAGCTCGTGACCGAAGGTATCCTGCTACGGCAGATGTTGACTGACCCGCAGTTGTCCAATGTCGGCGCAGTCGTATTTGACGAATTCCACGAGCGGCATTTGTACAGCGATCTCGGGATTGCGATGGTTCGGCAACTGCAGGAAACCACGCGGCCGGACCTGAAAATTATCGTCATGTCGGCGACGCTCGACACGGAGTCGTTGTCCGATTACCTGGCCCCCGCCGAGGTGCTGACGGTCGAGACGCGCACCTTCCCGCTGACCATTGAATATTCCGCTGGTGCACAAAAAGTGGCCGGTGCGCCGGTCTGGGATCAAGCCGCTCATCACTTTGATCGACTGGCCCGCGAGCACGATGGCGATTGCCTGATCTTCATGCCGGGGGCCTATGAGATTAAGCGCACAGTGGAGTCGATTCAGTGCACCAAGACCGGGCGCGAGTCGTTGGTCTTTCCGCTTTATGGCGAGCTGCGACCTGAGGAACAGGACGCCGCCGTCGCTCAATACGATAAGCGCAAAGTGGTGGTCGCGACGAACGTTGCGGAAACGTCCATCACCATCGATGGCGTGCGCTTGGTGATCGATAGCGGTCTCGTTCGTGTGGCGCGCTACGACCCGCATCGCGGCGTGAACACCTTGCTCATCGAAAAGACCAGCCGTGCTTCCGCTGATCAGCGCGCGGGCCGCGCGGGGCGCACGGCGCCGGGCCACGCGCTGCGCCTATGGAGCGAGAAAGAGCACGAGCATCGTGACGAACGCGAACTGGCGGAGATCAAGCGCATCGACCTCAGTGAAACACTGCTCTCGCTGGGCAAGGCCGGGGTGACCGATTTTCGTGCATTTCCGTGGTTTGAAAAACCCGAGCCAGCATCGCTGGATCGCGGTATCGAACTGCTGATGGACCTTGGTGCTTTGCGTCGCAAAGTTGATTTGCCACGCAAAGTAAAAGGCGAGCATTACGAGCTGACGGAGATTGGCCGTAAGTTGGCGGACTTCCCGCTGCACCCGCGCTGGGCTCGCCTCCTGCTCGCCGCGCACGAGGAAGGCTGCGTCTGGCATGCGGCGCTGCTGGCCGCCTTTGCCCAGGGGCGTGATCTGCTGCTGCCGCTGAACGACCGCCGTAAACGCGAAGAACGCGAGGCCGTGCTTGGCGATTCGCCTTCAGACTTTTTTCAATGGCTCTCGGCATGGGGCATGGCACGTAAGCAAAACTTCAACCACGGCTTCTGCCGGCAATGGGGCATCCACGCGAACGCCAGTCGTGACGCGGATCGCGCGGCCGAGCAGTTCCGCCGCATTGCCGAAGCTCAGGGGTTGAACGCTGGCCCGGGCCCGTTGGATGAGGATGCGCTGCGCCGCTGTCTGCTCTTGGCGTTTTCCGATCACCTGGCCAAGCGCGATGGCCGCGGCACGCTGCGCTGTTCGATTGTCCATGGTCGCCGCGGCGAGCTGAAGCGCGACAGCGCAGCTCGCGATGCCGAGCTATTCGTGGCTGCCGAGATCGACGAGATCGAAATGCGTGGCGACGTGAATACTATCCTCTCGTTGGCAACCGAGATTGAGGAAGCGTGGCTGGAGGAATTTTTTCCGGATGACTTTGCGGTGCAAAGTGAAGTCGTTTACGACAAGGACATGCGCCGCGTCGTGCTGCGTGAAGAGCGTAAGTTTCGTGACCTCGTGCTTTCTTCCACCGATCGCGGCGAGCCAACCAGTGACCAAGCCGCCGCACTACTGGCCGACGAAATTATGGCCGGCAAGCTGGAGCTGAAAAAGTGGACTGGCCAGCGGGATGAATGGATCAAGCGTGTTAACTTTGCGGCGCAAAGTTTCCCGGAGCTGGAGATCGAAGTCATCGACGACGAGGCCCGCAAAATGATCTTGGAGCAATTCTGCTACGGCTGCGTGAGCTATAAGGAAATTCGCGACAAGGACCCTTGGCCGTTTTTAAAAGACTGGCTAACGGGCGAGCAGCTGGCCGCACTGGACTACTTGGCCCCGGAGAGCTTCACGCTGCCCAACCGCCGCAAGCCGGGCTCGATCCGATATGAGCCTGATGCACCCGGTGGCCCGCGTGCGGTGATCTCCAGCAAGCTGCAGGATTTTTACGATGTCGACGCCAAAGACCTGATGATTGGCAATGGCCGCATACCGCTGGTCGTTGAAATGCTCGCCCCCAATGGCCGCCCCTGCCAAATCACCGAGGACTTGGCGAATTTCTGGAAGACGTCTTATGAAGGCGTGAAAAAGGAGCTCAAGGGCCGCTACCCCAAGCACGAATGGCGCTAA
- the dnaE gene encoding DNA polymerase III subunit alpha, whose protein sequence is MSKDPEFVHLHVHTDYSLLDGCSRTDRLCQKAAELGQKAIAITDHGVLFGLADFYKKADKAGVKPLLGCEIYLIFEDELGATNDVKAKQKSHHMGLLARNFKGYQNLTKLVSLGHTEGFYRNPRVSRRQLAEHSEGLIGFSGCLAAVIPQRLMDGDYAGAKEACGWFVDLFGKEFFFIELMDHGIEEQQRIIPDLLKLAKEFDLKIVATNDVHYVNDQDWKPHDSLICIQTGAKLADEKRLRYDSNQFYLKSRQEMAQVFDRYDPNCLINTNAVAEMCEVKLPFGEDHYPVYEKPIEITHAEDVDNFDRILDIYEQKKNEINARDGKDLISLSDQERLDFRKNGLYLFELCKEGVKERYDVDYDTFRAAAKPDDETHEYQYQLKVCDQLDYELAIIIGTGFIDYFLIVWDFIKWARDRGIPVGPGRGSGAGCVVAYVLKITDIDPFRFGLLFERMLNLERVSPPDFDVDFCMRRRDDVVNYVREKYGKDRVANIITFGTFGAKMIVRDLARVNDIPFGEADKIAKMIPDELNISLDDSVEKSAELRAEIKTNPIAKKIIEQGKVIEGMVRNTGKHACGVIIADQPITNLIPVTLQEGDLTTQYPKGPSEDLGLLKCDFLGLKTLTVISDAQENVRRLPGMADFDIEKVSLEDGPTFQLLKEAKTVGVFQLESGGMQGLCRQLEVSSMDEIVALIALYRPGPMQFIPQYIRGKKDRSTIQVPHPLLKELVEETYGVLVYQEQVMQSAQIIAGYTLGGADILRRAMGKKIKSVMDQQKEIFIKGAKEHHDISAKQATEIFGILEKFAEYGFNKSHSAAYAMLSYRTAFLKANFPTEFMAAVLSSELGNADKVSHFVEEAESMKIEVLGPDINESREMFTPVVQLQNADCGLRNGDESAQKSEIENPQSEMGRIRFGMSAIKGVGDAAAKVIIAEREANGPYEGFHDFAQRVDMKAVNKRVLECLIKTGAFDFEGVDRQHLLDSMEGILAEVADLQKDKETGQSNLFDLLAEPEPAAGSKSSDNQYDTRGPKMTQTDKLQFEKELLGFYVSGHPMNAYAGLDDIINSFGPDEDLKRWDRESFRLCGVINNIVKKLTRKDNRPWAFFTLSTRRQAYQINVFPDAFEQNMQNLENAFVVCVEGEIRYDSEREEVRLNANRVAKLDSSLSAFIDSVTFYVDNDATRLDDFAHELSDYLQSNEGPTSVRLAIMTAPDRALHADLGVSLNCQLRPESFKKLRSQPCVRGVLGQARSLPEPPKPAWMRGKK, encoded by the coding sequence ATGTCCAAAGACCCTGAATTTGTCCACTTGCACGTTCACACGGATTACAGCCTGCTCGATGGCTGTAGCCGCACCGATCGCCTGTGCCAGAAGGCGGCGGAGCTGGGCCAAAAGGCGATCGCGATAACCGACCACGGGGTGCTGTTCGGCTTGGCGGATTTTTATAAAAAGGCCGACAAGGCCGGCGTAAAGCCGCTGCTGGGCTGCGAAATTTACCTGATTTTTGAGGACGAGCTCGGCGCGACCAACGACGTCAAAGCCAAGCAAAAGAGCCACCACATGGGTCTTTTGGCGCGCAACTTCAAGGGCTACCAGAACCTGACCAAGCTCGTGAGCCTCGGCCATACCGAGGGCTTTTACCGCAACCCGCGCGTGTCGCGGCGGCAGCTGGCCGAGCATAGCGAGGGCCTGATCGGCTTTAGCGGATGCCTGGCGGCGGTGATTCCGCAGCGGCTGATGGACGGCGACTATGCGGGCGCCAAGGAGGCCTGCGGGTGGTTCGTTGATTTGTTTGGCAAAGAGTTTTTCTTCATCGAGCTGATGGACCACGGCATCGAGGAGCAACAGCGCATCATTCCGGATTTGCTCAAGCTGGCCAAGGAGTTCGACCTGAAAATCGTCGCCACCAACGACGTTCACTACGTCAACGACCAAGACTGGAAGCCGCACGATTCGCTGATCTGCATCCAGACCGGCGCGAAGCTGGCCGACGAAAAACGGCTACGCTACGACAGCAATCAGTTCTACCTGAAGAGCCGCCAGGAGATGGCGCAGGTGTTCGACCGCTACGATCCGAACTGCCTCATCAACACCAACGCCGTCGCCGAAATGTGCGAGGTGAAGCTGCCCTTTGGCGAGGACCATTACCCCGTTTACGAGAAGCCCATCGAGATCACGCACGCGGAAGATGTCGACAACTTCGACCGCATTCTCGACATCTACGAGCAGAAGAAAAACGAGATCAACGCCCGCGATGGCAAGGACCTGATCTCGCTTTCCGACCAGGAGCGTCTCGATTTTCGCAAAAACGGCCTCTACCTGTTTGAGCTTTGCAAAGAGGGGGTCAAGGAACGCTACGATGTCGATTACGACACCTTCCGCGCGGCGGCCAAACCGGACGATGAAACCCACGAGTATCAATACCAGCTCAAGGTCTGCGATCAGCTGGACTACGAGCTGGCGATCATCATCGGCACGGGTTTCATCGACTACTTCCTGATCGTTTGGGACTTCATTAAGTGGGCGCGTGACCGGGGGATTCCGGTCGGCCCGGGTCGTGGTTCGGGTGCGGGTTGCGTGGTCGCCTACGTGTTGAAAATTACCGACATCGACCCGTTCCGCTTTGGCCTGCTCTTCGAGCGAATGCTCAACCTTGAGCGCGTCAGCCCGCCGGATTTCGACGTGGACTTCTGCATGCGCCGCCGTGATGACGTCGTCAATTATGTGCGCGAGAAATACGGCAAAGACCGCGTGGCGAACATCATCACCTTCGGCACCTTTGGCGCAAAGATGATCGTGCGTGACCTGGCGCGCGTGAACGACATTCCTTTCGGTGAGGCGGACAAAATCGCGAAGATGATCCCGGACGAGCTGAACATCTCGCTGGATGATTCCGTGGAAAAGTCGGCCGAGCTCCGCGCCGAGATCAAGACCAACCCGATTGCGAAGAAGATCATCGAGCAGGGCAAGGTCATCGAGGGCATGGTGCGCAATACGGGCAAGCACGCGTGCGGTGTGATCATTGCGGACCAGCCGATCACGAATCTGATCCCGGTGACGCTGCAGGAAGGCGACCTGACCACGCAGTATCCAAAAGGGCCGAGCGAAGACCTCGGCTTGCTCAAGTGTGACTTTCTCGGCCTGAAAACGCTGACCGTTATTTCCGACGCACAAGAGAACGTGCGCCGTTTGCCGGGCATGGCCGACTTCGACATTGAAAAGGTCAGCCTCGAAGACGGCCCGACTTTTCAACTGCTCAAGGAGGCGAAAACGGTCGGCGTGTTTCAGCTGGAATCCGGTGGCATGCAGGGGCTGTGCCGTCAGCTGGAAGTGTCGAGCATGGATGAGATTGTGGCGCTCATCGCGCTGTATCGTCCGGGGCCGATGCAGTTTATTCCGCAATACATCCGGGGTAAAAAAGACCGCTCGACGATTCAGGTGCCGCACCCGCTTTTGAAAGAGCTGGTGGAGGAAACTTACGGTGTGCTCGTTTACCAGGAGCAGGTCATGCAGAGCGCGCAGATCATCGCCGGCTACACACTGGGCGGCGCGGATATTCTCCGCCGCGCGATGGGCAAGAAGATCAAGTCCGTCATGGATCAGCAGAAGGAGATCTTCATTAAGGGTGCCAAGGAACACCATGACATCTCCGCCAAGCAGGCCACGGAAATCTTCGGCATCCTGGAGAAGTTCGCGGAGTATGGTTTTAACAAATCCCACTCGGCGGCCTATGCGATGCTCTCGTATCGCACGGCCTTTTTGAAGGCGAACTTCCCGACCGAGTTCATGGCGGCAGTGCTGTCATCGGAGCTCGGTAACGCGGACAAGGTTTCGCACTTCGTCGAGGAAGCCGAGTCGATGAAGATCGAGGTGCTCGGCCCGGACATCAACGAATCGCGGGAGATGTTTACGCCCGTCGTTCAATTGCAGAATGCGGATTGCGGATTGCGGAATGGTGATGAGAGTGCTCAGAAATCTGAAATCGAAAATCCGCAATCTGAAATGGGTCGCATTCGTTTCGGCATGTCTGCGATTAAGGGCGTGGGCGATGCGGCGGCAAAGGTGATCATTGCCGAGCGCGAGGCAAATGGTCCTTACGAGGGCTTTCACGATTTCGCGCAGCGCGTCGATATGAAGGCCGTCAACAAGCGCGTGCTCGAGTGTTTGATCAAGACCGGCGCGTTTGATTTTGAGGGCGTGGACCGCCAGCATTTGCTCGACTCGATGGAGGGCATTCTCGCGGAAGTCGCCGACTTGCAGAAGGACAAGGAGACCGGCCAATCGAACTTGTTTGACCTCTTGGCCGAGCCTGAGCCCGCTGCGGGCAGCAAGTCCAGTGACAACCAATACGACACGCGCGGGCCCAAGATGACGCAGACCGATAAGCTTCAATTTGAGAAGGAGCTGCTCGGTTTTTACGTCTCCGGCCACCCGATGAACGCCTACGCCGGGCTTGATGACATCATTAACAGCTTTGGCCCGGATGAGGACCTCAAGCGCTGGGATCGCGAGAGCTTCCGCTTGTGCGGGGTGATCAATAACATCGTTAAAAAACTCACGCGTAAGGACAACCGGCCGTGGGCGTTTTTCACGCTTTCGACGCGTCGGCAAGCTTACCAAATCAACGTCTTCCCCGACGCCTTCGAGCAGAATATGCAGAACCTCGAGAACGCGTTCGTCGTGTGTGTCGAGGGCGAGATCCGCTACGACAGCGAGCGCGAGGAAGTGCGGCTCAACGCCAACCGCGTGGCCAAGCTCGACTCGTCGCTGTCGGCCTTTATCGATTCGGTGACCTTCTACGTGGACAACGATGCGACGCGCCTCGATGACTTCGCGCACGAGCTGTCGGACTACCTGCAAAGCAACGAAGGCCCGACTTCGGTTCGGTTGGCGATCATGACCGCACCCGACCGCGCGCTGCATGCCGATCTTGGGGTTTCGCTGAACTGCCAACTGCGCCCGGAGTCGTTTAAAAAGCTTCGCAGCCAACCCTGCGTCCGCGGGGTGCTCGGCCAGGCACGCTCCTTGCCCGAACCCCCCAAGCCCGCCTGGATGCGCGGCAAGAAGTGA
- the lpxA gene encoding acyl-ACP--UDP-N-acetylglucosamine O-acyltransferase: MPDIHPTAIIESGAQLADGVTVGAYAYIGAEVSIGAGTVVHHHATVEGWTTMGEGNEVWPYAMVGGKTHDLKYTGGRPGLKIGDRNVFREYATVHCGTKDGEFTTMGNDNHVLAYSHIAHDCQVGNHLVMSSHAALGGHVIVGDRVVVGWNAGTHQFCRIGSYAMVGACAKAVQDIPPFMIADGNPAEVRTINKVGLERDGFTAEEISLARAIYKIFYRENLNKTQALEKLREHPQADSRIAQMILDFAAAGDRGWA; encoded by the coding sequence ATGCCCGACATCCACCCGACCGCGATCATCGAATCCGGCGCCCAGCTCGCTGATGGCGTCACGGTCGGCGCGTATGCCTACATCGGTGCGGAGGTCTCCATCGGCGCGGGGACGGTCGTCCACCACCACGCCACCGTGGAAGGCTGGACCACCATGGGCGAGGGCAACGAAGTCTGGCCCTACGCCATGGTCGGAGGCAAGACCCACGACCTCAAATACACAGGCGGACGCCCGGGCCTGAAGATCGGCGATCGAAACGTTTTCCGCGAATACGCCACCGTCCACTGCGGCACCAAAGACGGCGAGTTCACTACGATGGGCAACGACAACCACGTGCTCGCTTACAGCCACATCGCGCACGACTGCCAGGTGGGCAACCACCTCGTGATGAGCAGCCACGCCGCGCTCGGCGGCCACGTGATCGTGGGCGACCGTGTCGTCGTCGGCTGGAACGCTGGCACGCATCAATTTTGCCGCATCGGAAGCTACGCCATGGTCGGTGCCTGCGCCAAAGCCGTGCAGGATATCCCCCCTTTCATGATTGCCGACGGCAACCCCGCCGAGGTCCGTACGATCAACAAAGTCGGCCTCGAACGCGACGGCTTCACGGCGGAAGAAATTTCCCTTGCCCGTGCTATCTACAAGATCTTCTACCGCGAGAATCTTAACAAGACCCAGGCCCTTGAAAAGCTCCGCGAGCACCCGCAGGCCGATTCCCGCATCGCCCAAATGATCCTCGATTTCGCCGCCGCCGGCGACCGTGGATGGGCTTAA
- a CDS encoding bifunctional UDP-3-O-[3-hydroxymyristoyl] N-acetylglucosamine deacetylase/3-hydroxyacyl-ACP dehydratase has protein sequence MKQRTILREASVKGKALHTGEEVTLTLKPAPENHGIVFRRIDLYGKPELKPDVALVSDLVRSTTISNGHAKVHTIEHVLSALHGCAVDNCIVEMDASEPPILDGSAKHYVNLIQEAEPVVQEAEREYMELENPISVTKGASSIIALPSDKLKITCTSADDRGIHTQHYSIEIDPETFAAQIAPARTFTIYEDIEELLKLGKIQGGSLDSAIVIKGDKILSKEPLRFKEEFARHKVLDIIGDLMLLGKPLKAHIVAVRPGHALNAELCQAIIDSKKKAAKKEKKKAVQQVMEHETLLDIRRILDTLPHRYPFVMIDRVTDIPNPDELTAIKNVTINEPYFQGHFPGHPVMPGVLQIEAMAQAAGILMLRRISSENKIAFFMSCDKVKFRQAVIPGDQVEIHVKLTKNRGNKIGVAAGTCKVNGKVASSAELMFTITDAPSDT, from the coding sequence ATGAAGCAACGGACCATTTTGCGCGAAGCCTCGGTAAAAGGCAAAGCCCTCCACACCGGGGAGGAAGTTACGCTGACTCTCAAGCCAGCGCCGGAAAACCATGGCATCGTCTTTCGCCGCATCGATCTTTACGGCAAGCCCGAGCTGAAGCCCGACGTCGCCCTCGTCTCCGACCTGGTCCGCAGCACCACTATTTCCAATGGGCACGCCAAGGTCCACACGATCGAGCACGTCCTCAGCGCCCTGCACGGCTGCGCGGTGGATAACTGCATTGTCGAGATGGACGCCAGCGAACCGCCCATCCTCGACGGCTCCGCCAAGCACTACGTGAACCTCATTCAGGAGGCCGAACCCGTCGTGCAGGAAGCCGAGCGCGAATACATGGAACTGGAAAACCCCATCAGCGTGACCAAGGGTGCCAGCTCGATCATCGCTCTGCCCAGCGACAAGCTGAAGATCACCTGCACCAGCGCGGACGACCGCGGCATCCACACGCAGCACTACTCGATCGAAATCGACCCTGAGACCTTCGCCGCGCAGATCGCCCCCGCCCGCACGTTTACCATTTACGAAGACATTGAGGAGCTCCTCAAGCTGGGCAAGATCCAGGGCGGCAGCCTCGACAGCGCCATCGTCATCAAGGGCGACAAAATTCTCTCCAAAGAGCCCCTACGCTTCAAGGAGGAGTTCGCCCGCCACAAGGTCCTGGATATCATTGGCGATCTGATGCTCCTCGGCAAACCGCTCAAGGCCCACATCGTCGCGGTCCGCCCGGGCCACGCGCTCAACGCCGAGCTCTGCCAGGCGATCATCGACTCCAAGAAGAAGGCCGCGAAAAAGGAAAAGAAGAAGGCCGTGCAGCAGGTCATGGAGCACGAGACACTGCTCGATATCCGCCGCATCCTCGACACGCTGCCGCACCGCTACCCCTTTGTCATGATCGACCGCGTGACCGACATCCCCAACCCGGATGAGCTGACCGCGATCAAAAATGTGACCATCAACGAACCGTATTTCCAGGGCCACTTCCCCGGCCACCCGGTTATGCCCGGCGTGCTGCAGATCGAAGCCATGGCCCAGGCCGCCGGCATCCTCATGCTGCGCCGCATCAGCTCGGAAAACAAAATCGCGTTCTTTATGAGCTGCGACAAGGTGAAGTTCCGCCAAGCCGTCATCCCCGGCGACCAAGTGGAGATCCACGTGAAGCTCACCAAGAACCGCGGCAACAAGATCGGCGTCGCCGCCGGCACCTGCAAGGTAAACGGCAAGGTCGCATCCTCGGCCGAATTGATGTTCACCATTACCGACGCGCCCAGCGACACGTAA
- the efp gene encoding elongation factor P: MASPTEIRKGRVMNYQNAPHLVLDMQHRTQGRQAGFVQVTMRNLNTGVSTNAKFRSTDSVDFCHTSNVKLEYSYIDEMGYHFMDPESFEDHVLPPEVCDDAKMYLVENNSYEILFVDDNPVSVNLPAAVEMEVTESAEGVKGDTASNVQKPATLSTGLVVQVPLFIKPGEILKIRTEDGTYLGRA; the protein is encoded by the coding sequence ATGGCGTCACCCACCGAAATCCGCAAAGGCCGAGTCATGAACTACCAGAATGCCCCGCATTTGGTGCTCGATATGCAGCACCGCACGCAGGGCCGTCAGGCTGGTTTCGTGCAGGTAACCATGCGCAACCTTAACACCGGCGTCTCGACCAACGCCAAGTTCCGCTCCACGGACAGCGTCGACTTCTGCCACACTTCCAACGTAAAGCTCGAGTATTCCTACATCGACGAGATGGGCTACCACTTCATGGACCCGGAAAGCTTTGAAGACCACGTGCTTCCGCCCGAAGTCTGCGACGACGCCAAGATGTACCTCGTTGAAAACAACAGCTACGAAATCCTTTTTGTGGACGACAACCCGGTTTCCGTGAACCTCCCGGCTGCCGTGGAAATGGAAGTCACCGAGTCCGCCGAAGGCGTCAAGGGCGACACCGCTTCCAACGTGCAAAAGCCCGCCACGCTCTCCACGGGTCTGGTGGTGCAGGTGCCGCTGTTCATCAAGCCCGGCGAAATTCTTAAGATCCGCACCGAAGACGGCACCTACCTAGGCCGGGCGTAA
- a CDS encoding diacylglycerol kinase family protein, translating to MLDHVNRGIYYLGGGAITAIVSFFLPWPLMILLLWIAASVLWFGVAYFTSRGRLLFKTEEGRLPFWVKCVLFPVLFGVTVYNIVARTRDGQPGMQRLRDGVWLGRRLLPTDTELIDQSAITAILDVTAEFDTLPRDLLPSDVHYLNVPVMDHEPLNLAQLKRAVTWIHEQRRAGRQVLIHCALGKGRSVMAVLAYFKALAPDRSYEDLLQEIKDIRPIARPNARQWELLNKFAEANQPIAKPRTCLIYNPASGKNSEVDVKQEILELMSPYMDIEVLETTPEINGRERAREALQQDFEQMLVYGGDGTVGEVASALAGEDIPLGIVPGGTANSLSVCLFGAGIFIDPIRHACHQILQGNIAQIDAAKSNHGTYFLLAGIGLEAGMVEKADREKKDESGMLAYLLGGLESVSEQEAFTAMIEIDGETHEHQVSSVVIANAAPSTSVFANGLEVTNFTDGKLDVTVILAGEDEGALSPKAIANLLLSSDTDLDENSAVLRYQGRKVKVSTEPGQSIIIDGETGFNAPIEVECQPKSLKVFCSLDVK from the coding sequence ATGCTCGACCACGTAAATCGCGGTATCTACTACCTGGGCGGCGGCGCGATCACCGCCATCGTTTCATTTTTTCTGCCTTGGCCGCTGATGATTCTGCTGCTGTGGATCGCGGCCTCGGTGCTGTGGTTTGGCGTCGCGTATTTCACCAGTCGCGGCAGGTTGCTGTTTAAAACCGAGGAGGGCCGCCTGCCATTTTGGGTCAAATGCGTGCTGTTCCCCGTGCTGTTCGGGGTGACGGTTTATAACATCGTGGCCCGCACACGCGACGGCCAACCGGGCATGCAAAGGCTGCGCGACGGCGTCTGGCTGGGCCGCCGGCTGTTGCCCACCGACACCGAGCTGATCGACCAAAGCGCGATAACCGCGATCCTCGACGTAACGGCCGAGTTCGACACCCTCCCCCGCGACCTTCTGCCCAGTGACGTCCATTACCTGAATGTGCCCGTGATGGACCACGAGCCGCTGAACCTCGCACAGCTCAAGCGCGCGGTGACCTGGATCCACGAGCAGCGCCGCGCCGGGCGGCAGGTGCTGATCCATTGCGCATTGGGCAAGGGCCGCTCCGTCATGGCCGTGCTCGCATATTTCAAGGCGCTCGCGCCCGACCGCAGCTACGAAGACCTGCTGCAAGAGATAAAAGACATTCGCCCTATTGCCCGGCCCAACGCCCGCCAGTGGGAGCTGCTCAATAAGTTTGCCGAGGCCAACCAACCCATTGCCAAGCCGCGCACCTGCCTCATCTACAACCCTGCCTCGGGCAAGAACAGCGAGGTCGACGTGAAGCAGGAAATCCTCGAGCTGATGTCACCCTATATGGACATCGAAGTCCTCGAAACGACGCCCGAGATCAACGGCCGCGAGCGCGCCCGCGAAGCCCTGCAACAGGATTTCGAGCAGATGCTCGTTTACGGTGGGGACGGCACCGTGGGCGAGGTTGCCTCGGCCCTTGCCGGTGAGGACATTCCGCTGGGCATCGTCCCCGGCGGCACCGCGAACAGCCTGTCCGTCTGCCTGTTTGGGGCGGGTATTTTCATCGACCCCATCCGCCACGCCTGCCACCAGATTTTGCAGGGCAACATCGCCCAAATCGACGCCGCCAAGAGCAACCACGGCACGTATTTCCTGCTCGCCGGCATCGGCCTCGAAGCCGGTATGGTCGAGAAAGCCGACCGCGAGAAGAAGGACGAAAGCGGCATGCTCGCCTATCTGCTGGGCGGCCTGGAAAGTGTCTCCGAGCAAGAGGCGTTCACCGCCATGATCGAGATCGATGGCGAGACACACGAGCATCAGGTTAGCAGCGTGGTCATCGCCAACGCCGCGCCAAGCACCTCGGTATTTGCTAATGGCTTGGAGGTGACGAACTTTACCGACGGCAAGCTGGACGTCACCGTAATCCTGGCTGGAGAGGACGAGGGTGCCCTATCGCCCAAGGCCATTGCGAACCTGCTCCTGAGCAGCGATACGGACCTCGACGAGAACAGCGCCGTGCTCCGCTACCAGGGCCGCAAAGTTAAGGTATCCACCGAGCCCGGCCAAAGCATCATCATCGACGGTGAAACGGGTTTCAATGCTCCGATCGAAGTCGAGTGCCAGCCCAAATCGCTGAAGGTATTTTGCTCGCTGGACGTGAAATAA